Sequence from the Borrelia parkeri genome:
AAGAAGAAATTGAAAATATAAAAAGTGCTCTTGGAGATTCTGGATTCCAGCAATTAATAATTAAGAATGCACTTGAGTTTAAAGATAGATATGAGCTAGGAAGAGCTGATTTTTATGATATAATGGGAAAATTTCAGAGTGAAAGAATATCACTAACCAAAAAGCGTAAGGAAAATATAGAAAAGATAAGAAAGTTAACTCAATTGCAAAATAAGTTCAATGATGAAAGATCGAATCTCGAGAGGCTTATGAATGAAGTCGATAGTGGATTTAATGAGCTAGAATCCGCAAAATATTTTTTTGAAAAAGCTGAAAAAACTTTAAGAGAATCTATGATTGAAAGATTGAGAAATAAACGTAGGAGTTACTGGTCAAGAAAAGTAGACAGTGATTTTTTAGCTAGACAGGCACTAAGAGAAGCAGAGAATGCGTTAAAACAATTAGAATCTTCTTCTGTGAAGTTAATTGAAGCAATGGCAAAGATAAAAGAAATAGAAGAACTTATTAGTGAGGCAAAAACTGTTCTATAGAATCTTTCAAGATAAAGACTGAAAGATTTAAATATTTTATAATATTAGTATTTTCAAGAAGAGTTCTTTTATAAGGAACTCTCTTTAATTTTATTTAAATAAGTTTCTAAAAACTATATAATGATTTAAATTGAATAACTAGTAAATTCTTTTAAAGCTTTGAGGGGTAATTGATTTTGAATACTGATATTGAAAGAGATGATTTATTAAATAAGGAATATAAGGTTTTAGATAAAGGCTTTATCAAGTTTGTTGATTATATGATGAGCTTATAGATTCTTAATGAATAATGAACATACAAGTCTATATAAACAAGTAGTTTTAAGTTTTATGTTAAGGA
This genomic interval carries:
- a CDS encoding P12 family lipoprotein, with amino-acid sequence MKRSILSVCILALLCLLSCDINALNDLLNEVREKVLDESKDNKDLNHKQENQEQKEVVIDAFEEGVEIKQDMQVVPVAPVISVNADNVEKGMPMFYPYYSQEEIEIKEEDLTPSTDEEIKAQEEIENIKSALGDSGFQQLIIKNALEFKDRYELGRADFYDIMGKFQSERISLTKKRKENIEKIRKLTQLQNKFNDERSNLERLMNEVDSGFNELESAKYFFEKAEKTLRESMIERLRNKRRSYWSRKVDSDFLARQALREAENALKQLESSSVKLIEAMAKIKEIEELISEAKTVL